From Acipenser ruthenus chromosome 2, fAciRut3.2 maternal haplotype, whole genome shotgun sequence, a single genomic window includes:
- the LOC117408505 gene encoding F-box/LRR-repeat protein 5-like, translating into MSPFPEEVDVFTGPHWRMKQLVGLYCEKLSKTNFSNNNDFRSFLRSLCATFKEFKMHEQIENEYIIGLLQQRSRTIYNVHSDNKLSEMLSLFEKGLKNVKNEYEQLNYAQQLKERLEAFTQDFLPHMREEEEVFQPMMMEYFTYEELKDIKKKVIAQHSSQRRKDTVELLKGLGLWNQAEELHKAFKYSADEKVDEGFEKDTKSVYISHLPPEVILKVFRYLSPVELCRCSQVCTDWSVLAKTGSLWKHLHPVRWARGDYYSRPPGELDLEPEDWVKNREDESKAHQEWDEDADIDDSEEAAEDSPSINTAQREKHLLNGMIKNLLPVVGPSVKSLILAYSSAVSSKMIRQMLKLCPNLIHLDLTQTDITDSAFDSWSTVGSCQALEHLDLSGCEKITDVALQKLSKALGDLTTTDGKEEIPKNCRNKCAKILKEHQQISLQPSNECGLRVRGHQTLIFKGQSGSAVSVSSRVWMINPADLVDIEDAAEWRQKSNEGLRFVETPPASNTSSLTSCCCRKNNHGLRTSACRQQFTSLASSALCGHSFCCSETALRTIGTLPEPSALCNKVLRTRRTEEKDMACSGSEKRPEQPGARRALTFLSLSGCYQITDLGLRALSLYGNLPRLEHLNLSGCLFITEVGLQELVSACPALNDEHFYYCDNINGPHADTASGCQNLQCGFRACCRSGE; encoded by the exons ATGTCTCCTTTTCCCGAAGAAGTTGACGTGTTCACAGGCCCACACTGGCGGATGAAACAGCTGGTCGGTCTTTACTGTGAGAAG ctgTCGAAGACCAACTTTTCGAACAACAATGACTTCCGATCATTTCTGCGGTCTCTGTGTGCCACATTCAAGGAGTTCAAGATGCATGAGCAAATTGAAAACGAATATATTATTGGGTTGCTGCAGCAACGCAGCAGAACTATTTATAACGTGCATTCGGACAACAAGCTCTCCGAAATGCTCAGTCTCTTTGAAAAGGGACTCAAGAATGTTAAG aatgaGTATGAACAGCTGAATTATGCACAGCAATTGAAGGAGAGGCTGGAAGCGTTTACTCAGGACTTTCTGCCTCAtatgagagaggaggaggag GTGTTCCAGCCTATGATGATGGAGTATTTTACCTATGAAGAGCTGAAGGATATCAAGAAGAAGGTGATTGCTCAGCATAGCTCACAGAGGCGCAAGGACACAGTTGAGCTGTTAAAGGGGCTAGGTCTGTGGAATCAAGCTGAGGAGCTTCACAAAGCCTTCAAGTACTCTGCGGATGAGAAAGTGGATGAAG GCTTTGAGAAGGACACAAAATCTGTTTATATTTCCCACCTTCCTCCTGAGGTGATTCTGAAGGTGTTCAGATATCTCAGCCCAGTGGAGCTGTGTCGCTGTAGCCAGGTCTGTACAGATTGGTCAGTACTCGCTAAAACTGGATCTCTCTGGAAGCATCTCCATCCTGTCCGTTGGGCCAGAG gtGATTATTATAGTCGTCCACCTGGAGAGCTGGACCTGGAGCCTGAAGACTGGGTGAAAAATCGAGAAGATGAGAGCAAAGCCCATCAGGAATGGGATGAAGATGCAGATATTGATGACTCTG aGGAGGCTGCAGAAGATTCCCCATCTATTAACACTGCACAGAGAGAAAAGCACCTACTTAATGGGATGATTAAAAATCTGCTTCCAGTGGTCGGACCATCTGTGAAATCTCTCATCCTAGCATACAGCTCTGCTGTCTCCAGCAAAATG atACGACAAATGCTTAAACTTTGTCCAAACTTAATACACTTAGATCTCACCCAGACAGACATTACTGACTCCGCCTTTGACAG CTGGTCGACAGTTGGGAGCTGCCAGGCGCTGGAACACCTGGACCTGTCTGGCTGTGAGAAGATCACAGATGTGGCGTTGCAGAAACTGTCCAAGGCTCTTGGAGATCTCACAACGACAGACGGCAAAGAAGAAATTCCAAAGAACTGTCGAAACAAGTGTGCAAAAATCTTAAAGGAACACCAACAGATCAGCCTGCAACCCAGCAATGAGTGTGGTCTCCGTGTGCGTGGGCATCAGACACTGATCTTCAAAGGCCAGTCTGGAAGTGCAGTGAGCGTGTCCTCACGGGTCTGGATGATAAACCCAGCAGACTTGGTCGACATTGAGGATGCAGCCGAGTGGAGGCAGAAAAGCAATGAGGGTCTTCGTTTTGTAGAGACTCCACCAGCAAGCAACACTTCCAGCTTAACCTCTTGTTGTTGCAGAAAGAACAATCATGGCTTAAGGACTAGTGCCTGTAGGCAGCAGTTTACCTCTCTTGCTTCCTCTGCACTTTGTGGCCATTCATTCTGTTGTTCCGAAACTGCACTAAGGACTATTGGAACACTCCCAGAACCCTCTGCACTGTGCAATAAAGTGTTAAGGACTAGACGGACAGAGGAGAAGGACATGGCTTGTTCTGGGAGTGAAAAAAGGCCAGAGCAGCCTGGAGCCAGACGAGCTCTGACGTTTCTGAGTTTGTCTGGATGTTATCAGATCACAGATCTTGGGCTAAG GGCCCTCTCCTTGTATGGCAATCTCCCTCGTTTGGAACACCTCAATCTTTCTGGCTGCCTGTTCATTACTGAAGTTGGACTACAGGAGTTGGTCTCTGCTTGTCCTGCTCTAAATGATGAGCACTTCTATTATTGTGACAACATTAACG GTCCCCATGCTGATACTGCCAGTGGATGTCAGAACCTGCAGTGTGGTTTTAGAGCCTGCTGCCGTTCCGGGGAATGA